The following is a genomic window from Mya arenaria isolate MELC-2E11 chromosome 4, ASM2691426v1.
aaagAATTTTTAATTCGTGTGCTCTTATATTTCCGTTTTACCATGGCTTTGATCCGTGTGTCATAAAAAGAAGATTCTCCATGTATTTATTGGCAAGCTGTATCAACTGTATAAACAGCCCAAAAGAATACATGGTGGTACTTGAAATTGAATCTATTGTCGTTTTACCACGCATATATGAAGCTCAACAAACTGATGCAATCTAAAACCATTGTTCAATGAGATGGAAGTACTTAAGGCccattttcttttgtaaatgCGTTATTGTATGCTATAATGTTTATTTAGATTAATGCAGAGATGAATACTAAATGATATTAACCACAGATACCTTTTCGAATATCATCATTAAAAATGTGTGTCTGTTCGCGAATTGTTATCACTAGAAACAACACCTGCTTTGTGTATCATGAAGACGTGCAGAcagcagttatttcatataaGTTGTGTTACAAATTAAATACCTGAAATATTATccaaacattcataaaatatgatcaTTGATCCTTGTGTTTTTGAATCCCAACAGAATTGAATCAACTTGTAATATTGAGCACACTGTATGGGCTTAAATTAAATCCAACAGCAGTTACATATAATTCTTACAAGTAATCCTCAAagatgaatttaattaaaaccatggttttataaatattattattgtataaagaCTTGCCAACCTTTAAAGAAACTTTATTTTTTCCCCAACGACCAGAGAAGTTTGCCcttgtatacaaaacaaaaatgttcaagTACATTCTACAACATTCTACAAATTCTATACAAATCTTTTTAATTCCATAACTTCTAAACATTGTTAAGAAGTCTCgtcaaatacatgttaaaaatatcaaaatgggaAGATATAGTTATTTTGTTGAATCTTTAGCAGATTATGAAAACCATAAAGTACTGAACTTAAATTACATATAACAATTCACCCTTCCACAAAAAAGAAAGTGTAATGTAATAGAATGTATTTCTGCAGTAACAATCCACCTCAGCAGCcttcgatttttattttttaatttgtgttagAAAGAATGGGTACAGCGATCACTGAAAACAACGATGAATGCGTGAATGCGAAGGAGTAAAATAATCTTGTCAATCGAGAGTCACAATGGTTAGTAGAAAACACGAGAGCAAGAAGCTCTTCTATTTCAGAGTATTTTTTTCGGATGTTAGTTAATCTTTTGAGCAGCTTTATAAACTTGATGTTCAACCCAATCATTGTCCTTTTCTATCAATACATCCCGTACACCAATACCACTGGCATCCACAGCAAACGTTTTGTCAAAATCTGGTGCCTAGAAAATAGTGTATTCTTGAGTATGGCtttcacaattttgtttttcaaaattgactTAAGGTGGTGGGGTACGTTGCTCCGTCAAAATTGACGTtcgaaataaaatatctttcaaattctttgaaatttggCTAGCATGATGTGTCAGGCATGTTTTCCtcatttttgccaaaatgaCTTATGTCGGCGTTGTCGGTAAGTGCAAAAAGACGCTATCTAACACGATACCCCTTTTTTACGTTTTTGATACGTTTTGCATTACTGATCAGCcgtttgtgtttataaaatggAAATTGCTGTAAAGATGCCTTAATACAGTTATATAACTAATACAATATCCATTTTCAACAAATGtgcatattatttaatttgcaGGAGATAAGCTAAGTTTCATTAGATAGTTGTGTACGTATATTTACGTTCAACGACTGGCATTGAAGTGAAAATAACTTCCTTAAATGCACGGCACTacctatatttttctatatcatttaaTAGCCTGATATTCAGCCTTTCgtgttatgtaataaaatatatgtgttttcggGCTAATTAAGCaaccaatttaaaacaatgcgTTCAGAAACGTTTGCTTTAACGTTGCTGACGTCAACGTTGTTTTGATGTACGTTGTTGTAATGCTGGCGTTAAATTtcgatattttgaaaattgaatgcaAAAAAGCCGGTTTGTTGTCAAATAACCaagaaagaaatgttaaaatagcATTTAGCCAATGCAACGGAATTAtgattttctaaaacaaaatgtgtttttgatagGTTGGCATTAATGATTGATTAATTTTATATGTTGCATGAATGATAGCGATTATGCATATACACGTGCATGCGTTTTGGTAAAGGTaagatttattataatttgcGATCATCATCTATACATAAGAATGTTACATAACTTTTTTAAGAtctatatcatatacataaaatcATAACCATTTAACATTCCTGGATGATAACCAGTACTCTCATCAAATGATGCTCCGAGTGGGGATTAAACCCCGGACCTTCTGATCAAAAGTCTGATACGTGCAATCTGTGTTAGCAAGTGTGCGTTTTTGTCGAAACCGTGCACGTGCTCAATAAAACCGGAAACAACgtcatacaaaatacaaatgcaGAAGATCGATGCAACTAAGCAGAAGACATGATTattctataatatattttataagaaaaatggaAAGTTTACTAAAGAAAACACCAAGAAACGGATGCAGAATCTCGTACAGATTCGTAAGATAGGCGAGTGTAACTTGGAAGGAAGACGAGTTGTTGAATTAAAGATTTTAATAGACGGCTTGAAAAAATGCTGCAAGTGCGCGGGACGGTTGTCGCTTACGAACATAACATCAGAAACAATATACGGTCTTGGGAGTATTCTTCATATAAAATGCATGTCATGTCTGGCTGACAACACAGTGCCGACTGGAAAACGACACAAGGCTAGTGAGCACAAAACCGGGACTCGATACTTTGATGTAAATACAAAGTTAGCTGCAGGTAAATATTTCTTTCGAAAATTACAAATACAAAGCTGAGTAATAGTTTGCTGCAGTTTTCAGTATGcataaatattactattattttaatgaatgttaCCTCTCAAAAATCCCTAATTAACGCCAAATaggttgtatatatgttttgaaatgctTCGATTCTTTCAGCCATGATCAACGCAGGCGTTGGGGaacaacaaatgaataatattctTGCCTACATGAACCTCCCCCTTGTTAATAAGAAGACACTCAAGAACAGGGAGCGTGAAATTGGCGAGAGCATTGAGGCAGTTGCCGCCCAGTCATGTTCACGTGCAGTGGAAGAAGAAATTCGAAATTCTGAGTAACTAGTCATACATTACAAATGAACTATTATAAAGTTATGGTATAAAACATAACTGTACTTAATTCAAGTAAGCGCATTCCAATGACGGATATAATTGAACTAGAAGCTTAGTTATACAAGGAAATGCTTCTATAGTTTCTTTCTTATTGtacttaaatgttgaaaataattgaattgaaGGGAAACAGATGAACAGTGGGTAGAGGTTTCGGCGGAAAAGGTGATAGATCCCTAAACCAGCGCAAAAATGACGGAAAAGCTGGCAACactttcattattattattattagtagtagtagtagtcagTATATAGACGTTTAACGTGATTAAATATGCTAGTTAGTTCATTATAACCAATGACGTCGACGTTCAACGGAACATAAAGTCGTTTACTTTGAAATTACGTGTGGTTAATATTGTGACGGttaatattgcaaacattagCCCGAAAAtctccattttttattttacattttgaaagtttgaacatttgGCTATAACATATCAAAAAATAGCCATGGGGACCGCCGTCATCTTAAACACTTATTTTGACGTTGAAGACGGCAAGGGTACGTTAAAAAACgaagaaaatgaatattaaaaatgcgTGTTTTTCTGATATTTCTAATTTATCTTTCTTGTGTGtgc
Proteins encoded in this region:
- the LOC128230867 gene encoding uncharacterized protein LOC128230867 → MQNLVQIRKIGECNLEGRRVVELKILIDGLKKCCKCAGRLSLTNITSETIYGLGSILHIKCMSCLADNTVPTGKRHKASEHKTGTRYFDVNTKLAAAMINAGVGEQQMNNILAYMNLPLVNKKTLKNREREIGESIEAVAAQSCSRAVEEEIRNSE